Proteins encoded by one window of Tunturibacter psychrotolerans:
- a CDS encoding glycine zipper 2TM domain-containing protein, which yields MTKIRDAVLLAPLLIATGMVPGFGTAGYAQHHNNNSSYYNGVRQGGHGGNYYNDRDRRYHDDHYRNNQGGIGPGKGALIGAGGGAVLGALFGGGLKGTIIGGAAGAGVGAVVGQAAQNNRDDRYHHY from the coding sequence ATGACCAAGATAAGAGATGCGGTCCTGCTTGCTCCTCTGCTAATCGCGACTGGCATGGTTCCGGGATTTGGGACTGCCGGTTATGCGCAGCATCACAACAACAACAGCTCTTACTACAACGGAGTGCGCCAAGGCGGCCACGGCGGCAACTACTATAACGACCGCGACCGGCGCTACCATGACGACCACTACCGCAATAATCAGGGCGGCATCGGACCGGGCAAAGGCGCGTTGATCGGCGCGGGTGGCGGGGCGGTGCTGGGAGCGCTGTTTGGTGGTGGACTCAAGGGGACCATCATCGGCGGAGCAGCTGGCGCCGGTGTGGGCGCCGTGGTCGGCCAGGCGGCACAGAATAACCGCGACGATCGTTATCACCACTACTAG
- a CDS encoding DUF3606 domain-containing protein gives MSHPDPARPHEHEEVEKSKVRTAHAEHVEPEKGPHDPKEINPKMSSDIHYWAKEFGVTGDQLHEAIRVHGTHVEKVRAALAHHK, from the coding sequence ATGTCTCATCCAGATCCCGCACGGCCGCATGAACACGAAGAGGTTGAGAAGTCAAAAGTTCGCACCGCTCATGCGGAGCACGTCGAGCCAGAGAAAGGCCCGCATGATCCGAAGGAGATTAATCCGAAGATGTCGTCCGATATTCATTACTGGGCGAAGGAGTTTGGTGTGACGGGCGATCAGCTGCATGAGGCGATCCGCGTGCATGGTACGCATGTGGAGAAGGTTCGCGCTGCGCTGGCACATCACAAATAA
- a CDS encoding DUF5715 family protein yields the protein MMRLNAPIPALLALAVLSLSSASGLAKKTHHPSGHKKTVAATTEKHQTKHKSGAKPTHAVHSPKHHDAPKADPPVTARVRAQAPSRRRLRHAVNTPAPVQTATAPQKATSEDFLKAATSTQVETQAAVAIHGTSRPEELNETRQAPTVSARKPTTVSKPVSVAKPVPVISVVRPAAERPQLASVEEVASTPVILPNLYNKRGHLIVPPPLKGSHEILVHQNEVADRDGLSRIQNDDDLLDMRTKRLLVALPENESLQVDDRLPTNRRYCRPWTAQFLATLARAHYARFHTPLQVNSAVRTVEFQQHLMHINGNAAPAEGDTASPHLTGQAIDIAKHGLSLAEIAWLRGYLLPLVQEGKVDVEEEFQQSCFHVSVYKKYLPPAPERDLAILRHGGTSALAAALR from the coding sequence ATGATGCGTTTGAACGCCCCCATACCGGCCCTTCTGGCGCTTGCAGTCCTGTCTTTATCTTCTGCGAGCGGCCTCGCCAAAAAGACGCACCACCCCTCGGGTCACAAGAAGACCGTCGCGGCTACGACGGAGAAGCATCAGACGAAACACAAGTCGGGTGCGAAGCCGACCCATGCGGTTCATAGCCCAAAACATCACGATGCGCCCAAGGCTGATCCTCCTGTAACTGCGCGTGTGCGTGCGCAAGCGCCCTCACGACGTCGACTGCGCCATGCTGTCAATACTCCTGCGCCTGTACAGACGGCGACCGCGCCGCAGAAGGCTACATCGGAGGATTTTCTTAAGGCGGCCACGTCCACTCAGGTTGAGACCCAGGCGGCGGTCGCGATCCACGGGACCTCGCGTCCCGAAGAACTCAACGAGACCCGACAGGCGCCGACGGTATCTGCGCGCAAGCCCACCACCGTGTCGAAGCCTGTTTCGGTGGCCAAGCCTGTTCCTGTGATTAGTGTCGTTCGGCCAGCTGCAGAGAGGCCACAACTGGCCAGCGTCGAAGAGGTCGCTTCGACTCCGGTCATTCTGCCGAATCTTTACAACAAGCGTGGACACCTTATCGTCCCTCCGCCGCTCAAAGGCTCTCACGAGATTCTGGTTCATCAGAACGAAGTTGCGGATCGTGACGGCCTGTCTCGAATTCAGAACGACGACGATCTTCTCGATATGCGTACCAAGAGGCTGCTCGTTGCGCTGCCTGAGAATGAGTCGCTGCAGGTGGACGATCGCCTCCCGACAAATCGCCGTTATTGCCGCCCGTGGACTGCGCAGTTTCTGGCCACGTTGGCACGCGCTCACTACGCACGCTTCCACACGCCACTCCAGGTGAACTCCGCAGTGCGTACGGTGGAGTTTCAACAGCATCTGATGCACATCAACGGCAATGCTGCACCTGCCGAGGGAGATACGGCGTCGCCTCATCTCACCGGGCAGGCGATCGACATCGCGAAACACGGCCTCTCGCTTGCTGAAATTGCCTGGCTTCGCGGCTACCTTCTTCCGCTGGTGCAAGAGGGAAAAGTGGACGTCGAGGAGGAGTTTCAGCAGTCTTGTTTCCACGTGAGCGTCTACAAAAAATACCTGCCGCCCGCTCCTGAGCGCGATCTCGCCATTCTGCGTCACGGCGGAACGTCGGCGCTTGCTGCTGCTCTGCGCTAA
- a CDS encoding PEGA domain-containing protein produces MRYPLASLFLVLSGFGNFALAQQSAAPAVPVSDQDKPRVYITDSNSWSTQSSAGGSHGAFGASSSGGARPQTAEIIKTFGQRCPQITVNNRADASNYIVELDHEGGKSVFAHKDKIAVFVQKTGDSIFSESTLSVGGSVKDACAALLAHWSEHSSELKTPTTAVGQGGLGEGVSGGTSSASTIASAQQSSITVDASAPNCDIEVDGNFVGNTPSTLNLTPGKHQVTVKKAGYQEWSRSMLVASGSVRLSAEMVKK; encoded by the coding sequence ATGCGTTACCCCCTTGCTTCACTTTTTTTGGTTCTTTCTGGATTTGGCAATTTCGCCTTAGCGCAACAAAGTGCAGCGCCCGCTGTACCTGTAAGTGATCAAGACAAACCCCGCGTCTACATAACCGATAGCAACTCTTGGTCAACCCAAAGCTCGGCGGGTGGATCTCACGGCGCGTTCGGTGCCAGCTCTTCAGGCGGAGCGAGACCGCAGACTGCTGAAATCATCAAAACCTTCGGACAGCGTTGCCCGCAGATCACCGTCAACAACCGTGCCGACGCAAGCAACTACATCGTTGAGTTGGATCACGAAGGCGGCAAAAGTGTCTTCGCCCACAAGGACAAGATCGCGGTCTTCGTTCAGAAGACAGGCGACTCGATCTTCAGCGAATCAACTCTGTCGGTCGGCGGCTCCGTTAAGGACGCATGCGCAGCGCTCCTCGCTCATTGGTCCGAGCACTCCAGCGAACTTAAGACTCCTACAACTGCAGTCGGTCAGGGCGGTCTCGGTGAAGGCGTGTCCGGCGGAACATCGTCCGCATCCACAATAGCTTCCGCTCAACAGTCTTCGATAACCGTGGACGCAAGCGCTCCAAACTGTGATATCGAGGTAGACGGAAACTTCGTTGGAAACACACCGTCAACTCTCAATCTCACACCTGGAAAGCACCAGGTTACGGTGAAGAAAGCTGGCTATCAGGAGTGGTCAAGGAGCATGCTAGTGGCGAGCGGCTCTGTGAGGCTTAGCGCAGAAATGGTTAAAAAATAG
- a CDS encoding TonB-dependent receptor, producing MKFNEFPQSHPFAKWISIFAIALFALLTAPAAIAQSSGEVSGTVTDSTSAIISGATVTLKNLATNAERQVKTDSAGIYAFTNVQPAEYTVTATSSGFGTTKTDVVVAIGGHVTADEKLQVSNNAVTIDVAATQNVQVNTQTPEVSQVIDQEQISQLPSLTRNPYDFVALSGNISSGDNTAAGGVQNGANRGVNFSLNGQRNSGTEILLDGVENITVFGDSVGIIVPIDSVQEYRVITNNFGAEYGRASGGVVAVATKSGTNAYHGKVWEFNRLGATTANTVANAQAGLAKGNYTRNQFGGAVGGPILKDKLFFFASTELTRVRSSANQIAVVPSAQLLAAAPANVQSFFSTYGGNQKFNVLSTTTNLQAGTPATATSPATPLYPTLDPSLPIFNNIGYSTANDAGGGLPQNTYNVTGRLDYNLGEKTQAFFRYVNYHEVDAPGSAVGSSTPYAAYNVGQSNIGQAYLLSVAHEFNPSLSSVTKASFARLNVSNAYDTSLQQTPTLIVAPNAQDPFTGKPFQFPGFYDTNPANGGLPFGGPQNTVQINQDMNLTKGRHQIQGGAQILYIQENSAYGAYAQANEQLGNNTTTGLANFLTGSLFQFQAAVNPQGATPCSRDAYTGALSQTPSCTINLPTTQPQFARSDRFHDWAAYVQDQWKMTSKFTFNYGLRYEYYGVQHNNNRNLDANFYYGPGSSIPEQVRNGSVLTTPNSPIGELWKPQYGTASPRIGFAYDVFGDGKTAVRGGYGISYERNFGNVTFNVIQNPPNYAVVVIKQGNGLNPVVTNSNAGPLAGSGASVALPPTSLRHVDQNIRTAQTQFYSLSVDQQVGHGSLVELTYNGARGLHLYDIKNYNIAGSGNFYLGDPITDPVSGNSALTYANSHFSNDNNRGSNGDSYYQAVNLQFTTQNIHRTGLSLVANYTIAHATDDLSTTFSETSAGNFSLGYTNPYNPALDHGNSDFDIRHRLVIAPIWHTPYFAKKTTLLGEVLGGYELTGIFTARTGTPFTLYDSTNDSSGYSIPRYTPSTPVTQHTFKSIPKGVTGGGADNYEIGSLPTAVPISNAALLGISDFGPYPAAMTARNAFRGPGAYNFNVSIAKQFPIHEGVNLELRAEGYDVTNHHNLYIQGATLDVAQSGTDADAPYGNNPFASDPQTAGSPYAAGTAYPVKASKGGVTGGANDERRFLQFAGKINF from the coding sequence TTGAAATTTAATGAGTTTCCTCAGTCGCATCCTTTTGCGAAATGGATATCCATTTTCGCAATTGCTCTCTTCGCCCTCCTTACGGCACCCGCTGCAATCGCCCAATCTTCCGGCGAGGTTTCAGGCACTGTCACAGACTCGACAAGCGCAATCATCTCCGGCGCCACCGTCACGCTTAAAAACTTAGCCACGAACGCCGAGCGTCAGGTCAAGACTGACTCTGCCGGTATCTATGCTTTTACCAACGTGCAGCCGGCCGAATACACGGTTACAGCGACCAGTTCGGGCTTTGGAACGACAAAGACCGACGTCGTAGTGGCGATCGGAGGCCATGTCACCGCGGATGAAAAACTGCAGGTCAGCAATAATGCGGTCACGATCGACGTTGCGGCGACGCAAAACGTCCAGGTGAATACGCAAACCCCTGAAGTCTCGCAGGTGATCGACCAGGAGCAGATCTCGCAGCTGCCATCGCTTACCCGCAATCCGTATGACTTCGTCGCTCTCTCGGGCAACATCTCCTCCGGTGACAATACCGCGGCGGGCGGGGTTCAGAATGGAGCAAACCGCGGCGTTAACTTCTCGCTCAACGGTCAGCGCAACTCGGGCACGGAGATCCTTCTGGACGGCGTTGAGAACATCACCGTCTTCGGAGATTCGGTGGGAATCATCGTGCCGATCGACTCTGTTCAGGAGTATCGCGTCATTACGAACAACTTCGGCGCGGAGTATGGACGTGCGTCCGGTGGTGTCGTTGCCGTGGCGACCAAGAGCGGTACCAATGCCTATCATGGGAAAGTCTGGGAGTTCAATCGTCTTGGCGCAACGACCGCAAACACAGTAGCGAACGCCCAGGCTGGTTTGGCGAAGGGCAACTATACGCGTAACCAATTCGGGGGCGCGGTGGGTGGACCCATCCTCAAGGACAAGCTCTTCTTCTTTGCATCGACCGAGCTTACCCGGGTTCGTAGTTCGGCGAATCAGATTGCGGTTGTTCCGAGCGCGCAGCTTCTCGCTGCTGCTCCAGCGAACGTTCAGAGCTTCTTCTCCACCTACGGCGGCAATCAGAAGTTCAACGTGTTGAGCACCACGACAAACCTTCAGGCAGGCACGCCTGCAACAGCTACTTCTCCTGCAACTCCTCTTTATCCCACTCTCGATCCGAGCTTGCCGATCTTCAACAATATTGGATACTCGACGGCAAACGATGCTGGCGGTGGACTTCCCCAGAACACCTACAATGTCACCGGTCGTCTGGACTACAACCTGGGCGAGAAGACACAGGCGTTCTTCCGTTACGTGAACTACCACGAAGTGGATGCGCCCGGCTCTGCGGTTGGATCTTCCACTCCTTATGCGGCGTACAACGTAGGTCAGTCAAACATCGGGCAGGCTTATCTGCTTAGCGTTGCGCATGAGTTCAACCCTTCGCTCTCCAGTGTTACCAAGGCCAGCTTTGCGCGCCTCAACGTAAGCAACGCCTACGACACATCACTGCAACAGACACCCACCCTGATCGTTGCGCCGAACGCGCAGGATCCGTTCACGGGCAAGCCATTTCAGTTCCCTGGCTTTTACGACACCAATCCCGCTAACGGAGGCTTGCCTTTTGGCGGACCGCAGAACACGGTTCAAATCAATCAGGATATGAACCTGACCAAGGGACGTCACCAGATTCAAGGCGGCGCTCAAATTCTCTACATTCAGGAGAACAGCGCTTACGGTGCCTATGCTCAGGCCAACGAGCAACTTGGAAACAACACAACGACTGGACTCGCCAACTTTTTGACCGGAAGCCTGTTCCAGTTTCAAGCGGCAGTCAATCCTCAGGGAGCCACTCCCTGCTCTCGCGACGCTTACACCGGGGCGCTTTCGCAAACCCCGAGCTGCACGATCAACCTCCCGACGACTCAGCCCCAGTTTGCACGTTCTGATCGTTTCCACGACTGGGCAGCTTACGTTCAGGATCAGTGGAAGATGACCTCCAAGTTCACCTTCAACTACGGTCTGCGGTATGAGTACTACGGGGTTCAGCACAACAACAACAGAAACCTGGACGCGAACTTCTACTACGGCCCCGGCAGCAGCATTCCGGAGCAGGTCCGCAATGGCTCCGTTCTTACCACCCCCAACAGCCCCATCGGGGAACTCTGGAAGCCTCAGTACGGTACTGCATCTCCACGCATCGGCTTTGCCTATGACGTCTTCGGCGACGGCAAAACTGCGGTTCGCGGCGGTTACGGTATCTCTTATGAGCGCAACTTCGGCAACGTCACCTTCAACGTGATTCAGAACCCACCCAACTACGCCGTCGTTGTGATCAAGCAGGGGAACGGGCTGAACCCTGTGGTCACCAACTCCAACGCTGGTCCTCTCGCAGGTTCTGGAGCCTCCGTTGCTCTGCCCCCAACCAGTCTGCGGCATGTGGACCAGAACATCCGCACTGCGCAGACTCAGTTTTACTCGCTCTCTGTCGATCAGCAGGTTGGTCACGGAAGCCTGGTCGAACTGACCTACAACGGTGCCCGTGGACTTCACCTCTACGACATCAAGAACTACAACATCGCAGGCAGCGGGAACTTCTATCTCGGCGATCCGATTACGGATCCTGTCAGCGGCAACTCCGCGCTCACCTACGCCAATTCGCATTTCTCGAACGATAACAACCGCGGATCGAATGGCGACTCCTACTATCAAGCAGTCAACCTTCAATTCACGACCCAGAACATCCATCGCACCGGATTGTCTCTGGTTGCGAATTACACGATTGCACACGCCACGGACGATTTGAGCACAACGTTCTCTGAAACCTCCGCAGGCAACTTCTCACTTGGTTACACCAACCCCTACAATCCGGCGCTCGATCACGGCAACAGCGACTTCGACATTCGTCATCGCCTTGTCATCGCACCGATCTGGCACACGCCTTACTTCGCGAAGAAGACCACTCTTCTCGGCGAAGTCCTCGGAGGATACGAGCTGACCGGTATCTTTACCGCACGCACTGGAACTCCGTTTACCCTTTACGACTCCACCAACGACAGCTCGGGCTACAGCATTCCTCGCTATACCCCGTCCACGCCTGTCACCCAACACACCTTCAAGTCGATTCCGAAGGGCGTAACCGGTGGTGGAGCAGACAACTATGAGATCGGCTCACTTCCAACGGCCGTTCCAATCTCTAACGCAGCCCTTCTCGGTATCTCAGACTTTGGCCCCTACCCCGCAGCGATGACGGCCCGTAACGCTTTCCGTGGTCCCGGCGCCTATAACTTCAACGTTTCGATCGCGAAGCAGTTCCCCATCCACGAGGGCGTCAATCTTGAGCTCAGGGCTGAGGGCTACGATGTGACGAACCACCACAACCTGTACATTCAGGGAGCGACCCTCGACGTCGCTCAATCCGGCACAGACGCGGACGCACCGTACGGGAACAACCCCTTTGCATCAGACCCTCAAACAGCCGGCAGCCCCTATGCCGCAGGAACCGCGTATCCGGTCAAAGCCTCCAAGGGCGGTGTGACGGGTGGCGCGAACGATGAGCGTCGCTTCCTGCAGTTCGCTGGGAAGATCAACTTCTAA
- a CDS encoding nuclear transport factor 2 family protein: MVAMRLLPIVLASLLASSAFAQTPAAQPPAPVDIVKLEQNLWTTMAEGDFATVRSLFTKDFIQVDEHIQALDTLLITLKHCKLESYELQDLQVRILTPDSALTAYHVLNTFNCGTEHNPTLKINDNNSVTVWVRQPKSGKWLAQVHTETPAKP; encoded by the coding sequence ATGGTTGCCATGCGTCTCCTCCCTATTGTCCTCGCCTCACTCCTTGCTTCGAGTGCGTTTGCTCAAACCCCTGCGGCACAGCCCCCTGCTCCCGTCGACATCGTCAAGCTGGAACAAAATCTTTGGACCACCATGGCTGAAGGCGACTTCGCGACGGTTCGCAGTCTCTTCACAAAGGACTTCATTCAGGTCGACGAGCACATTCAGGCTCTGGATACGCTTCTGATCACACTGAAGCACTGCAAGCTTGAGTCCTACGAACTTCAGGATCTACAGGTTCGCATCTTGACTCCAGACTCGGCGCTCACCGCTTATCACGTGTTGAACACCTTTAACTGCGGCACGGAACATAATCCCACTTTGAAGATCAATGACAACAACTCGGTGACTGTCTGGGTTCGACAGCCCAAGAGCGGGAAGTGGCTGGCACAGGTTCATACGGAGACGCCTGCGAAGCCTTGA
- a CDS encoding CsbD family protein, whose protein sequence is MKGFPWILAGIGIGIAVAYAVLNSEPQPAYETIDDNLADAAHKTFAWGTRQQVKGKATAAAGAIKQGVGNLTGNQDLADEGTADRIVGNVKDAAGQVGQAVGQTIHDLNR, encoded by the coding sequence ATGAAGGGTTTTCCTTGGATTCTCGCCGGTATCGGAATCGGTATTGCCGTCGCCTACGCAGTCTTAAACAGTGAACCGCAGCCAGCCTATGAAACCATCGACGACAACCTCGCCGACGCAGCTCACAAGACATTCGCCTGGGGCACCAGACAGCAAGTCAAAGGCAAAGCCACCGCCGCTGCCGGAGCCATCAAGCAGGGCGTCGGCAATCTCACCGGCAACCAGGACCTCGCCGACGAGGGCACTGCCGACCGCATCGTCGGAAACGTAAAGGACGCCGCCGGACAAGTCGGCCAGGCCGTAGGACAAACCATCCACGACCTCAATCGCTAA
- the gyrA gene encoding DNA gyrase subunit A, with product MADDLFPQDPKNPNAPSPQDANSNNPPPAGSPPDGSTVQGRGAAFMLSINIEEEMRRSYLDYSMSVIIGRALPDVRDGLKPVHRRILYGMQEMGLQFNKKYTKSAKVVGHVMGNYHPHGDSAIYDTMVRLAQPFSLRYLLVDGQGNFGSVDGDSAAAMRYTESRLTRLAGEMLADIDYDTVDFSPNYDESSLEPTVLPARIPNLIVNGSSGIAVGMATNIPPHNLTEIVNACISLLQKSPQDHRSDLDLVLEHVLGPDFPTGGYLFGKTNIPNAYRTGRGRFMMRAKCSIENISGGRQAIIVTEIPYQVNKSKLIERIAELVNEGVITDIARDEFRDESDRDGMRIVIGLKRGAESQIVLNQLHKHTQMQESFSMIFLAVHNGQPKELPLDQAIRAFLDHRTEVVRRRTAFLLAKARDREHILLGYQIALDHLDNVIKIIRQSSSRADARENLFSYFSNKRINLRGTELRGVTLDPAKYGVDMAFSATGTLILSYKQIDAILELQLYRLTQLSIDELLKELAEVRDNITEFESILASPAKLRKVIVKELTEIRDKYGDARRTQIIDETAELQLEDLITDEQVAVTVSNTGYLKRTPISIYRQQRRGGTGRLGMKTREEDFVAQLIIDSTHAYLLCFTNTGRVYWLKVYEVPDVGAAGKGKAMASLVALQPGEKVVTILPVKDLEEDNKYILFATRNGTVKKTALKDFSNVMARGIIAINIDKDDELIIARVTDGEQVIFLATHDGMAIRFNEQDLRPMGRPATGNRGITLKKGDYVIGAAVTPSNEARNKARLERAAQKGLTDQVEAAIDEATVSTDAQPLELAEPGELAAPVASAEVAAKLEKLDKQLGLTPCLVLTVSENGFGKRTDVDQYRLQSRGGKGVINMKTTPKIGKVTSIQLVDDTTEMMVISQFGKIIRIDTKSVRSAGRSTQGVKLLDLEDQDKVAAAVVIPPEEAKTQPEEGTLLQ from the coding sequence ATGGCTGACGATCTGTTTCCGCAGGACCCGAAGAACCCCAACGCACCCTCCCCGCAGGACGCTAATTCAAACAACCCGCCCCCGGCAGGATCTCCTCCAGATGGCTCGACCGTTCAGGGCCGCGGCGCCGCGTTCATGCTTTCTATCAATATTGAGGAGGAGATGCGCCGGTCGTATCTCGACTACTCGATGTCGGTCATCATCGGCCGTGCGCTGCCCGATGTCCGCGATGGTCTCAAGCCCGTTCATCGCCGCATCCTTTACGGCATGCAGGAGATGGGCCTCCAATTCAATAAGAAGTACACCAAGTCCGCCAAGGTTGTGGGCCATGTTATGGGTAACTATCACCCCCATGGCGACTCGGCGATCTACGACACCATGGTGCGGCTTGCGCAGCCATTTTCTCTTCGCTATCTGTTAGTAGATGGCCAGGGAAACTTCGGCTCAGTCGATGGCGACTCCGCTGCGGCGATGCGTTATACCGAATCTCGCCTGACCCGGCTCGCCGGTGAGATGCTTGCCGATATCGACTACGACACGGTCGACTTCTCGCCCAACTATGACGAGTCCTCGCTTGAACCTACGGTTTTGCCAGCGCGGATTCCGAACCTTATCGTCAATGGCAGCTCGGGCATCGCTGTCGGCATGGCGACCAATATTCCGCCGCACAATCTCACCGAGATCGTGAATGCGTGTATCTCGCTGCTGCAGAAGTCTCCGCAGGATCACCGGTCTGATCTTGATCTGGTGCTCGAGCATGTTCTCGGTCCAGACTTTCCTACCGGCGGCTATCTCTTCGGCAAGACGAACATTCCTAACGCTTACCGCACCGGCCGTGGCCGTTTCATGATGCGCGCCAAGTGCAGCATTGAGAATATCTCCGGCGGTCGTCAGGCGATCATCGTTACTGAGATTCCTTATCAGGTTAATAAGTCGAAGCTCATCGAGCGTATCGCCGAGTTGGTCAATGAGGGCGTCATCACCGATATCGCTCGCGACGAGTTCCGTGATGAATCCGACCGCGATGGCATGCGTATCGTCATCGGCTTGAAGCGCGGTGCAGAGAGCCAGATTGTTCTGAATCAGCTGCACAAGCATACGCAGATGCAGGAGTCGTTCTCGATGATCTTCCTGGCTGTCCATAACGGTCAGCCAAAAGAACTGCCGCTCGATCAGGCGATTCGCGCCTTTCTTGATCACCGTACCGAGGTTGTTCGTCGACGGACTGCATTTCTTCTTGCAAAGGCCCGCGACCGCGAACACATTTTGCTCGGTTACCAGATTGCGCTCGACCATCTCGATAACGTCATCAAGATTATTCGTCAGTCTTCGAGCCGCGCCGATGCCCGAGAGAATCTGTTCTCTTACTTCTCGAACAAACGTATCAACCTTCGCGGAACTGAGCTTCGCGGTGTTACGCTCGATCCGGCTAAATACGGCGTCGACATGGCGTTTAGCGCCACCGGAACACTGATTCTCAGCTACAAGCAGATCGACGCTATCCTCGAACTTCAGCTCTACCGCCTGACTCAGCTTTCCATCGACGAGCTTCTCAAGGAACTCGCTGAAGTCCGCGACAACATTACTGAGTTTGAGTCGATCCTTGCATCGCCTGCGAAGTTGCGTAAGGTAATTGTCAAAGAGCTCACCGAGATTCGCGACAAGTATGGCGATGCTCGCCGCACGCAGATCATCGATGAGACCGCTGAGCTACAGCTTGAGGACCTCATCACAGACGAGCAGGTGGCGGTGACGGTGTCGAACACTGGCTACCTGAAGCGCACGCCGATCTCCATTTATAGGCAGCAGCGTCGCGGTGGCACTGGGCGTCTCGGGATGAAGACGCGCGAAGAGGACTTCGTCGCGCAGCTCATCATCGACTCTACGCATGCGTATCTGCTGTGCTTCACCAATACTGGGCGCGTTTACTGGCTCAAGGTGTATGAGGTTCCGGACGTGGGCGCTGCGGGTAAGGGTAAGGCGATGGCTTCGCTTGTTGCTCTGCAGCCCGGGGAGAAGGTCGTTACGATTCTTCCAGTCAAGGATCTGGAGGAAGACAACAAGTACATCTTGTTTGCGACGCGCAATGGAACGGTGAAGAAGACGGCTTTGAAGGACTTTTCGAATGTGATGGCGCGTGGGATTATCGCTATCAACATTGACAAGGACGATGAGTTGATCATTGCGCGGGTTACGGATGGCGAACAGGTGATCTTCCTGGCTACGCATGATGGTATGGCTATCCGGTTCAATGAGCAGGACTTACGTCCGATGGGTCGGCCGGCTACCGGGAATCGTGGCATTACGTTGAAGAAGGGCGACTATGTGATTGGGGCGGCGGTTACGCCTTCGAACGAGGCGCGGAATAAGGCTCGGCTGGAACGTGCTGCTCAGAAGGGGCTTACGGATCAGGTGGAGGCGGCGATCGATGAGGCAACGGTGTCGACTGATGCGCAGCCGCTGGAACTTGCTGAGCCTGGGGAACTTGCGGCGCCGGTTGCTTCAGCGGAAGTTGCGGCGAAGCTTGAAAAGCTTGATAAACAGCTGGGTTTGACGCCTTGCCTGGTTTTGACGGTTAGTGAGAATGGGTTTGGCAAGAGGACGGATGTTGACCAGTACCGGCTGCAATCTCGTGGTGGTAAAGGGGTTATCAACATGAAGACTACTCCTAAGATTGGCAAGGTTACGAGCATTCAGTTGGTGGATGACACGACCGAGATGATGGTGATCAGCCAGTTTGGGAAGATCATTCGCATTGATACTAAGAGTGTTAGGTCGGCTGGGCGTAGTACGCAGGGGGTCAAGCTGCTGGATCTTGAGGATCAGGATAAGGTGGCGGCTGCTGTGGTGATTCCTCCGGAGGAGGCTAAGACTCAGCCGGAAGAGGGAACTTTGCTGCAGTAG
- a CDS encoding c-type cytochrome domain-containing protein: protein MKRLPVGFGLIAIGLMGWGLQMGTANAAAQDEAANPEFYTTKVQPIFQANCYRCHGGMNHRGGLNIQTRAGMLQGGHDGPVLIPGDASNSLLVRLIRHEGPPKDPMPMPPKQPKLSDTDIATVERWVKAGAIMPDEVQK from the coding sequence ATGAAGAGGTTGCCGGTGGGTTTTGGCTTGATCGCCATTGGGTTAATGGGGTGGGGATTGCAGATGGGAACCGCGAATGCGGCAGCGCAGGACGAGGCAGCGAACCCGGAGTTCTACACAACAAAGGTGCAGCCAATCTTCCAGGCGAACTGCTACAGGTGCCATGGCGGAATGAACCATCGCGGAGGTCTGAACATTCAGACGCGCGCGGGCATGTTGCAGGGAGGACACGACGGCCCGGTGCTGATTCCCGGAGACGCGTCGAATAGTTTGCTAGTGAGGCTGATTCGCCATGAGGGGCCGCCGAAGGATCCCATGCCGATGCCGCCCAAGCAGCCAAAGCTCTCCGATACCGACATCGCCACGGTCGAGAGATGGGTAAAGGCTGGGGCCATCATGCCCGACGAAGTGCAGAAGTAA